One window of Nitrospira sp. genomic DNA carries:
- the raiA gene encoding ribosome-associated translation inhibitor RaiA encodes MKLRITGRHMDITPALRSYVETRFGRLDRYGLKVGSLQVVLGVEKLQHKAEVTGAVSGKRVQAKTSTPEMYATIDALVDRVDAQFRKWKDRLVNHKPTKPKRSRSSSQVSLS; translated from the coding sequence ATGAAGCTGAGAATCACAGGTCGCCACATGGATATCACGCCAGCGCTTAGAAGCTATGTAGAAACCCGGTTCGGTCGCCTGGATCGGTACGGGTTGAAGGTCGGATCGCTTCAAGTGGTATTGGGAGTCGAGAAGCTCCAGCATAAGGCTGAAGTCACTGGTGCGGTCAGTGGCAAACGAGTACAAGCCAAGACATCAACGCCGGAAATGTATGCCACTATCGATGCACTCGTCGACCGTGTGGACGCGCAGTTTCGGAAATGGAAAGATCGCCTTGTCAATCATAAGCCGACCAAACCGAAGAGATCACGATCGAGTTCCCAGGTGAGTCTCTCGTGA
- the rapZ gene encoding RNase adapter RapZ — MARLNLVIISGLSGSGKTYALKAFEDAGYFCIDNLPLALLPTFVDLCDQQHSEITNVALGIDIRERAFFSDFGSILERVQALGHAVQLFFLEAREEVLIRRFSESRRPHPLLPDLPVLNGIRFEKERVAELRSRADRIIDTSDLTVHELGELLAKQLLGESLDRRLTISIMTFGYKFGVPYDIDLLFDVRFLKNPFFVPELKPLSGDDPLVRTFVLTDPEAESLMEHLEALLKFLLPLFHRERRSYLTIGIGCTGGRHRSVAVANRLRERLSALGYEVGLKHRDIDKMQTAV, encoded by the coding sequence ATGGCCCGGCTGAATCTGGTCATCATAAGCGGGTTGTCCGGTTCTGGTAAAACGTATGCCCTCAAGGCATTTGAGGATGCCGGATATTTCTGCATCGATAATCTTCCCCTTGCCCTCCTCCCGACTTTTGTTGATCTCTGCGATCAGCAGCATAGCGAAATTACTAACGTTGCTCTTGGGATTGACATTAGGGAGCGTGCGTTCTTTTCGGATTTCGGCAGTATCCTGGAAAGGGTGCAAGCGCTTGGCCATGCCGTTCAGTTGTTTTTCCTTGAGGCACGTGAAGAGGTGTTGATCAGACGCTTTTCAGAGTCCAGGCGCCCCCATCCACTCTTGCCAGACCTCCCTGTCTTGAATGGGATCCGATTCGAAAAGGAACGCGTAGCCGAACTCCGGAGCCGAGCTGATCGGATCATCGATACTTCCGATCTGACGGTCCATGAGCTTGGTGAGTTACTTGCCAAGCAATTGCTAGGGGAGTCATTGGACAGAAGACTCACGATCTCAATCATGACCTTCGGATATAAGTTTGGGGTGCCGTATGATATCGATTTGTTGTTCGATGTGCGATTTCTTAAGAACCCCTTTTTCGTGCCTGAGCTCAAGCCTCTCTCCGGAGACGATCCCCTGGTCCGAACCTTCGTTCTGACAGACCCCGAGGCCGAATCACTCATGGAACACCTCGAAGCCCTGCTGAAGTTTCTCTTGCCGCTATTCCATCGAGAGCGGCGTAGTTATCTGACCATCGGTATCGGATGTACCGGTGGACGTCATCGCTCGGTGGCGGTTGCCAATCGGCTCCGAGAACGCCTCTCCGCCTTGGGATACGAAGTCGGTCTCAAACATCGAGATATCGACAAGATGCAGACTGCTGTTTGA
- the pilM gene encoding type IV pilus assembly protein PilM, with the protein MLTSLKKLVETDVITMLTPRRQLVGLDIGSSAIKVAQLKESKGRYFLQKFGVKPLEPEVIVDGTVMDEGRVISAIGELFEEANVKNKHVAISISGHAVIVKKITLPPMPDEELEGQVKLAAEQYIPFDINEVNIDFHVLPSDASEDQQEDMSVILVAAKKDKINELTELVKAAGLVPMVMDVDAFAVENMHAINYPMAKEETTALVNLGASVMNVNIVRAGSSLFTRDIPLGGNRYTEAIQREIGLSFEEAEESKKKDRGGDSGGVSVTGVMDSVNAEVASEIARTIDYFKTSSANAELSRVLVCGGVARAKGLIQQLGDRMQLPAEMADPFAEIDVTGCDIDPDLLADLAPSAAVGVGLALRAVGDR; encoded by the coding sequence ATGTTGACTTCACTCAAGAAGCTCGTGGAAACCGATGTCATCACAATGCTGACCCCCCGCAGACAGTTAGTGGGGCTCGATATCGGATCAAGTGCGATTAAGGTCGCTCAACTCAAGGAAAGTAAGGGACGGTACTTTCTCCAAAAGTTCGGTGTGAAACCGCTTGAGCCGGAAGTGATTGTAGATGGGACGGTCATGGACGAAGGGCGTGTGATTTCGGCTATTGGAGAATTATTTGAGGAAGCCAACGTCAAGAATAAACATGTCGCCATCTCGATTTCGGGGCACGCTGTCATTGTGAAGAAAATCACTTTACCGCCCATGCCGGATGAAGAATTGGAAGGACAGGTGAAATTGGCAGCGGAGCAGTACATACCCTTCGACATCAACGAAGTGAACATCGACTTTCATGTCTTGCCGTCGGATGCCTCAGAAGATCAGCAGGAGGATATGTCGGTGATTCTTGTTGCCGCTAAGAAAGACAAGATTAATGAATTGACCGAACTCGTCAAGGCTGCTGGACTTGTCCCCATGGTCATGGACGTTGATGCGTTTGCGGTCGAGAATATGCACGCGATTAATTATCCGATGGCGAAGGAAGAAACGACCGCCCTGGTGAATCTCGGCGCGAGCGTGATGAATGTGAACATCGTTCGTGCCGGCTCTTCGTTGTTTACACGTGATATTCCGTTGGGGGGCAATAGGTACACCGAAGCGATTCAACGCGAGATAGGGCTCTCCTTCGAGGAAGCTGAGGAGAGTAAGAAAAAGGACCGAGGAGGTGATTCCGGCGGGGTGTCGGTCACCGGTGTTATGGACAGTGTGAATGCGGAAGTCGCGTCCGAGATCGCTCGGACGATTGACTACTTCAAGACCTCGTCCGCCAACGCTGAGCTCAGTCGTGTTCTGGTCTGTGGTGGCGTAGCCCGGGCAAAAGGGCTGATTCAACAGCTCGGCGATCGGATGCAACTGCCTGCCGAAATGGCTGATCCCTTCGCCGAGATTGATGTTACAGGGTGCGACATCGATCCTGACCTATTGGCTGACTTAGCCCCGTCGGCAGCCGTCGGTGTCGGGTTGGCATTGAGAGCGGTGGGAGACAG